The Oxalobacter aliiformigenes nucleotide sequence AAACCGTTTCTTCCAAAAAAGTACCCGTGAAGAAGTACGTTCACGGGCAAAGAATTTTAACTTGATAGGCAAATTTATTATGCAGTATATTTGCAAAAAAATACATATATTTTTCAAAAAAAATTACATGAAATTTCGATTTTTTTAATTGTGTCATGGCGTATCCGGCAAAGTCCGTCAACTGTCTGCCACTTTTCCGGAAAAACGGCCGGTTTTTATGTGGCAGTTCTGTTATTGACGAACAGCTTTTTGATTGACGGAAGAGATTACGCAGAAGGGCTATCCTTTCCGGATACTCTTGTTGTTTCAACAAAAGATTCCTTGGTGAAGATGCTGACAGGAAAGATTGCCCGTTCCGTTGTTTTCCGGAGCGCGGGAAAAACAACCGGTTTTCACGCTAGTGGAGAATTTCTTCCGGAGTGAGAGATCTGGCCCGTGCGATCTGTTCGGGAGTCATTTCGTTTTCCAGTGTTTTCAGGGCTTCTTCTGCTTCGGTTTGTATTTGTGCCGCACGATTGAGGAGGACATAAGCCGCGATTTTGCTATCCGGATTGTTTGGGGTGTTTGCATAAAGGGTCCCGAGAGCATACAGGGCTTCGGGCAAGCCCTGTCTGGCGGCACGACGGAACCAGTGAACGGCCTGTTGCAGGTTACGGGAAGCCCCTTTTCCTGTCAGGCTAGCAAATCCCAGGCTGTATTGGGCCTTGGCATTCCCGGTGTCTGCCGCTTTCCGGAACCATTGTATGGCGGTCAGGTCGTTCTGGAGGACGCCTTTCCCGTTGTAATAGGCCACACCAAGATTGTACTGGGCTTCGGCATACCCCTGGTGGGCGGATTTTTTCCACCAATAGACAGCCTTCTGGTAATCCTGATGAATTCCTTTTCCGGTGTAATAGGCTGTTCCCAGATTGTTCTGGGCATTCGGCAGATCGTTTTCCGCTGCTTTTCCGTACCAGTGAACCGCCAGCTCGTCGCTTTGAGGGACACCTTTGCCGCTGGCATAGAGCAGTCCCAGATTATACTGGGCTCCCGGTTTTCCTTGTTCCGCCGCTTTTTTATACCAGTAAGCAGCCTGTTCGGGATTGCTGGCGATGCCCAGACCGTTTGCATAGGCATTTCCCAGATAAAACTGGGCCTGAATGTCGTTTTGTCTGGCTCGCTGGAGAAGTATTTGCATATTGCTGTCTGCCGCGAAGGAAAAGGATATGCAAAAAAGTGATATTGAAGCGATCACGGGTGCAAGGATTCTGGCCGACATGGAAAGTTCCTGTTTCAAAAAAGTTTGCTGCAATGTTTATCTTACCGAATTTTAGCCCGGTAAAGGGTGGTATGAATCACTTCATGTCGAAAGGGTGGTTTTGCGGGTGGAAGAACCGGATTTGCGGCAAGACAGGCAGGATGGATCGAAATACCGGTTTTTCCGCAGGTAGCCGGAAATGAAAACATTCCGCCGAATGGCAAAATAGCGAGCGAAATCCGGTATGAACGAAATTGAAAACGGAACCGGACATGAAATCCTGCGGTGTCATTGTTGGACAAGCCGCTTTTTTAACGGATTCCGGCATGATTGAGTACATTTTTCGATGTTTTGTCATATAACGGCTTCGGTCGCTTTGTCTCCGTCAATCAGTGTCCGTGATTTCATTCATCTCTCACAGGGCAGTTATGCGTGTGTGCATACGTATCGGTATGTCAAATTTCCTTTTGGCAATCGGGAGATTTCCCTGTCTGGCTGGTAGATAGATGAACGCCATGGGGTTGGTGCCAGAATCATGGGTACCGATGACAAAACGGGGGGCTGTTTCGCTTGGTTTTGCCGTGAAATGGCGGGTATTCGCCAGAGCCGGATCGGGTAACCGGATATTGGGCGGCCGTTATGAAACCACAGGATGAGTGATGCTGTTCCCTGTCGATGCCATTCTGTCCGTCTGGCGGAACATGGGCAGGAATACGATGGTGGACAGTTCGATGCAACAGGACGGGAATTTACCGGCGTTTATGCAAACACCGGAAAAAATAAAGGATGATGACGTGTTTCCGGAAGAAAGTCGCGGTTATTGCTGAACGATGGAATCCGGGAAGGTGAGTTCGCCGGTGGCGGGAAAGTGTTCATGAAGGATAGGAAAACGGCATTTCCCAAAAAAAGGCGCTTTTCGCGCCTTTTGAACAGCGGAAAATAATACCTCAGGATGCGGAATCGTCCAGAGGCATGTTTTTCACAGATTCACGGGAGTGTTCCTTGGATTTGGTTTTTGCCTTGACAAGCTGACGGTCGAGTTTATCCATCAGAAGATCGATGGCGGCATACAGATCCTGGGCAGTGCTTTCCGCGTGCAGGGTTTTGCCCGAGAGGTTCAATTTGATTTCGGCACGCTGGCTTCTTTCCTTGTCGGAAACATTGTCAACGGCCAATAGAACTGAAATATCGATGACGCCATCAAAATTCCGTTTCATTCGGTCAAGTTTGCTTTCTACATGGCTGCGGATTGCAGGCGTTATTTCGAGATGATGTCCACTGATAGTAAGGTTCATACATTTCTCCTTGATGATGTCACCTAAACAAACCAAGTGTCGGAAACACTTGTCATTACTACAAACTTTTTCGCAAACTAGCCGGCGGGATTTTCAGCATGTCGCGATATTTTGCAATGGTTCTTCTTGCAATAACCAGCCCTTCCTTTTCCAGCATTTGTGCGATTTTGTTGTCGGAATACGGTTTTTTCCTGTCTTCACCGGCGATCAGCTGTTTTATTTTTTCCCGGATCGCGGTTGAAGACGCTTCTCCTCCTCCTTCCGTAGCGATATGACTGCCAAAAAAATATTTCAACTCAAAAATGCCGAGCGGTGTCAGCATGTATTTCTGGGTTGTCACACGTGAGATGGTGCTCTCGTGTAGTCCTAGTGTATCAGCAATTTCGCGCAAAACAAGAGGGCGCATGGAAGTCGGACCGAAAGTGAAAAAATTCTGTTGCCGTTCAATGATAGCTTCCGAAACCCTCAAAATGGTATCGAATCGCTGGTTTATGTTTCGGATCAACCATTTGGCTTCCTGAAAACGGGTGTTGAGACTGGTTTTGTTCGATGTGTTCTTGAGAATTTCTCCATACATCCGGTTGATGCGGATTTTCGGCATGGCATCAGCATTTAATTCGGCATGCCAGATCCCGTCTTTTTTGATAACCACGATTTCCGGTACGACAATGTCGGCTGCGTCGTTGGCATAAGCCGCTCCCGGATGAGGATTGCATCGCTGAATGACTTCCCGGGCTTCCAGAAGATCTTCATCGTCGCACCCGAGGGTTTTTCTCAGCCGGATGAAATCACGTTGTGCAAACAGTTTCAGATGGTTTTCGACAATATTCAAGGCACGTTTGCGGACAATGTACGGAATGTTCGGCATCATCCTGATCTGGATGGCAAGGCATTCGGCACTGTTTCTGGCGCCGACTCCCGGCGGATCGAAGGTCTGGATACAACAGAGAGCCTCTTCGAGTTCTTTCCTGTCGATAGCCAGTTCCGGCGGCAGCCATGCGAGCATTTCTTCCAGAGTTTCGAGAAGATAGCCGTTGGAATCCAGCGCATCGATGATCAGTTCGACCAGTGCGCGTTTGCGCTGATCACGAACAGCCAGTCTCATCTGGGATAGCAGATGTTCCTTCAGTGTTTCGGGAGGGGCTTCCAGTTGTGGCAGGAAACGTTCGTCATCTGGATTCCGGTCGGCCGGTTTGGGAACATCCCAGATCAGATGCTCTGCTTCATCGTTTCCGGATTCATTCGTGAAATTTGTCGATACATCGGTAGGTCCGCCGTTTGGTTCATGGGAACTTTCTTCATAGGCGGGTTCTCCTGATGCGACAGGTTGCCGGATGATGGAGCCGTCTGCCTGGAAACGGGCCGTGTTGGCCAGCGGGTCATCAAGCCTTTCCAGAAGGGGGTTTTCTTGCAGTGCGCGTTCGATTTCCTCGTTCAGTTCGAGGCTGGACAGTTGCAAAAGCCTGATGGACTGCTGAAGTTGTGGTGTCAGAGCGAAATGCTGGGCAAGACGGGTTTGCAGTTTCTGTTTCATGTCCGCCCCGTTTTTCACATTCTGAAATGTTCCCCAAGGTAAACGCGTCTGACGGACTCGTTTTCGATGATTTCATCCGGATGGCCACTGGCGAGAACGGTACCCTGATTGATGATGTAGGCGTGATCGCAAATACCGAGTGTTTCACGAACGTTGTGGTCGGTAATCAGTACACCGATACCTCTTTCTTTCAGAAAGCGGACGATTCGCTGGATCTCGATGACGGCGATCGGATCGATGCCGGCAAAAGGTTCATCCAGCAGAATAAAGCGGGGATCGGTTGCCAGTGCACGGGCGATTTCGACGCGCCGGCGTTCACCGCCCGAGAGCGAGAGCGCTGAATTCGTACGCAGTTTTTCGATCTGCAACTCGGCAAGCAGATTGTCCAGTTTCTGCTCGATTTCTATTCTTGAAAGAGGTTTGCCGTCTTTTTTCTGCAGTTCCAGTACAGCCCGGATATTGTCCTCGACATTCAGTTTGCGAAAAACGGATGCTTCCTGTGGCAAATAGGACAATCCCATGGATGCCCGTTTGTGTATCGGCAGACGGGTCAGATCGATGCCGTCGAGTTCGATGATCCCGTCGTCAGCCGGTACCAGACCCACAATCATATAAAATGAGGTGGTTTTCCCGGCACCGTTTGGTCCCAGCAAACCGACGACTTCACCGCTGGAAACGTCAAGGGAAATATTGGAAACAACGGTTCTTTTGCCGTAGGTTTTCTGCAGATGACGAACGATCAGTTTACTGTTGCTCATTTGTTGGACTTCTTTTCACGGGGTTGGATAACGGCCTTGACGCGGCCAGCACCGGGTTTGGAAACGCCTTCGCTGGTGTTGTAAACATTGTAATATTCCGTTTTCGCATTGTAGGAGATGTATTCTCCGGTCACATCGTCGGTGACCTTGCTGCCTTGGAGACGTTTCACTCTGGCGCGAGTGAAAAATTTGGCGATTTCGTTTTTGTTGTCGTATTCGATTTTTTCGCCATAACCTTCCAGCCAGGTATCGGGCCCGCTATCCTGTTTTTGTCTCAGGGATGCCAGTTTTCCGGGAGCGGCATAAAGGGTGATGAACTGGTAACCTTCCGGATCTTCCACAATAACCGCTTTGCCTGCCTTGATCAGAAGTGTTCCTTTCGTCACGACGACGTTGCCTGTGAAGGTTGTGATCTGTTTGACGTCATCGGAAAACATCTGGTCGGCTTCGATATTGGTCGGCTTGTCGGCATCCGCCTTTTCTGCACGGGCATTGAAAACGAGTCCGATACAGAACAGGAATGTCAGAAGGTTGAATAGGTTTTTTTTCATGGGGTTTACCGGTCCGTTAATGTTTTGATCTGCCGGGAGGATTGTAGGTAATTCTGGCCTGGTTGAATATTTGCAGCTCGCTGGTAGCGTTATTGGCCTGCATGCCGATACCGCTCATGATCGAATTGCCGTCGTGAACGATCACTTCCTTATCACTCGTCATGATTTCGTCATCGGGATAGATCAGCACGTATTCCGATGTCAGCCTGAAAGGGCCTTTGCTTGCGGAAGGCTCTCTGTCCATGACGACATTGTTTCTCATGTGGATTTTGGTGTTGAAGTCTTCGACATAGGCTTCTTTCGATCGGATCGTTTGCAGTTGCGAATAGTCGTTCATGGAATAAATGACCGGATTGTCGATCAGATGGGAGTCCTCGATAGGAAAATGGGTCATTTTCGTTCCGGTCGCTTCATATTGTGGTTGTCCGTCAGGCTTCATTCTGAAGTAACGGAAATTTTCCACGATGTAATCCGGATCGGTTCTTTGTTCGAGTGCCGCCGCGTCGGAAGCGCTTTTCCGGATGACCATATTGATCCACAGACTTCCCAATGTTAGTATCAGTACGACGGTAAAGATAATGGCAAGCCGTATGCGAAGCACCGATTTCGGACCCTGGATCATTTCAGAAAACTCTCCACAACAGAGGTGTAACAGCCTTTTGCCCGCATGATCATGTCGCAGACTTCCCGGACTGCCCCGTTGCCACCGCTGTGACGGGTGACATGGTCGACGCGGGACAATACTTCGGGATGACCGTTCGGTACACTGAATGACACTCCGGCGCGGATCAGGACAGGCAGATCGATAATGTCGTCGCCGATGAATCCGCACTGGCTGGCCGCCAGTCCGGTCTTTTCCAGCAATGTTTCGAATGCGGCCCGTTTTTCGCCGGCTCCTTGGATGACATGACTGATTTCCAGATCGGCGGCCCGTCTGTTGACGATGGGGGAGTGACGCGCGCTGATGATGGCGGTCATGACACCTGCCTTTTTCAGCAGTTTGATGCCGTGGCCGTCCAGAACGTTGAAACTCTTGAACAGTTCTCCATCCAGGCCGTAATGCATTTTTCCGTCAGTTAAGACCCCGTCGACATCGAATATCATCAGACTGATCCGGGACAGTTTGCTGGTTAATTCCGGATTCATCAGATCACCTTCGCTTCCGTCAGATCATGAATATGAAGAGCACCGATCAGTTTACTGTCCTTGTCCGTGACAAGCAGCTGGTTGATCCTGAATTTTTCCATGATGCTGACGGCTTCGGCAGCCAGTTTTTCCGGCCCGATGGTACGCGGATTTTTCGACATCACATCGGAAATGGTGATATTGGAAAAATTCTGCTGTTTCTCAATCAGCCGCCGGAGATCTCCGTCCGTAAAAATGCCAATGGCCCGCCCTCTGTCATCGACAACCGACGTCATGGCGATTCCTTTTTTGGTGATTTCGAACAGGGCGTCTTTAAGCTGGGTATCGGCGGTGACGACAGGAATATCATCTCCCTTGCGCATGATATCGGAGACCAGAGTCAGCAGGCGTCTGCCCAAGGCACCTCCCGGATGAGAACGGGCGAAATCGTCTTCCCGGAATCCACGTGCGTCCAGAACGGCAACGGCCATGGCGTCTCCCAGGGCAAGTGTCGTCGTTGTACTGGCTGTCGGGGCAAGATTGAGCGGGCAGGCTTCCTTTTCGACGTGGACGTTCAGGTGAACGTCTGCCAGTTTTGCCAGACTGGATCCGGGACGCCCGGTCATGGCGATCAGGCGTGTTCCCATCCGTTTGATGATGGGAGCGATGGCCATCAGTTCTCCCGCTTCACCGGAATAGGAAATGGCGATGAAAACGTCGTCGTGGGTAATCATGCCAAGGTCGCCGTGAGCGGCTTCCGCAGGATGCACGAACATGGCCGGTGTTCCGGTCGATGCCAGTGTCGCGGCGATTTTGCGGCCGATATGGCCGGATTTGCCCATCCCGGACACCACCACACGGCCCTTGCAGTTCAAAAGCAGGGAAACGGACTCGACAAAATGATCCGCATCTTCCTGACGGAAACGTTTCCGGAGCGTTTCGAGGGCAAGCGCTTCCGTTTTGAGGGTATCATCTGCCAGTTTCAGTAAACGTTCCGTATCGATCGATGTTTTGTTTTTGGTGACTTCTTTGCTCATGATAGAAGTATAAACGAATTATCCGGGCGTGAATCCCGCGGGATGGAAAAATGGTTTTTCCAAGGAACCGGGCAACCGTCGTGACAGGAAAAAAGTTTTGCCATTTTACAAGGGGTTACGCGGAGAAGGAGTGTAACACTTTGTCACAAAAACGGGCGCATCGCGCGTGGATGAAATTCGTTACAATAACAAGTGTAAAAGTAGTTGAAGGATACAAAGAACAAGCGGTAGTCCGGATTTTCCGAGTAGGGATGAAAACGGTTTTAGTACTGTGTTGTTATTCTTAAACTTTAACGCCATTTCATGCAATCGTCTCTTGAATTTGTCCTGCTGATGCTGGGCACCGCTGTTATCGGGGTGGTCGTTTTCCGCTATCTCCAATTGCCCTCGATTCTGGGGTATCTTGCCGTCGGTGTTGTGATCGGCCCTCATTCGACCGGACTGGTCAGCGATGCCCAGTCGCTGGAAGGACTGGCGGAATTCGGGGTGGTTTTCCTGATGTTCACCGTCGGTCTGGAATTCTCGCTTTCCCAGCTTCTCGCCATGCGCAGGATCGTTTTCGGGCTGGGGTTGGCACAGGTATCCACTTCCATCATCGGTTCCATCATCATCACGCTGGTCATTGTTTTTATTCTGCCGCAACTTGGGGCAAGCTGGCAGGGGGCTTTGGCCATGGGGGGCGCCTGGGCAATGTCTTCCACAGCGATCGTATCCAAAATGCTGGCCGAGCGGATGGAACTGGAAACGGATTATGGACGGCGTGTCATCGGCATTCTGCTGTTTCAGGATCTGGCTGTCGTGCTTCTTCTGATTATCGTGCCGACCTTGGCGAAGGGAACAGGCGATATTCTGCTGATTATCGGAATGGCTCTGGGCAAAACGGCGCTTGTTCTGGTGCTTTTGCTTTTTTTCGGAAAGAAACTGATGAGCAAATGGCTCGGGATCGTCGCCGGACGCCGTTCCCAGGAATTGTTCATGCTGAACCTGCTTCTGATGACGCTGGGTGCTGCCTGGATAACGGAACAGGCCGGTTTGTCCATGGAACTGGGCGCATTCATCGCCGGTATGCTCATATCCGAAACACGCTATAAAAACGAAGTGGATGTCGATATCAAGTCGTTCCGGGATGTTTTACTGGGGCTTTTTTTCATTACGATCGGCATGATGCTCGACATGAATGTGGTTCTGCATTACTGGTGGCTTGTCCTGCTGATCATCGTTTCGGCATTTTTCTACAAATTTGCTCTGGCGGCATGGCTGACGCGGCTTTTCGGAGCATCCCGGGGTGTCAGTATCAAAACTGGCCTGGCACTGGCGCAGGCAGGGGAATTCAGTTTCGTGCTGGTCAACCAGATTTCCGGCCTGAATATGGTCGAACCGTGGATTTTGCAGGTCACCATGGCTTCCATGGTGCTTTCGATGCTGGCCGCTCCTTTTATCATTTTGAATGCCGACAAGATTGTCATGCGCTTTTCCGCCAATGAATGGATTCAGCAATCACTGGAACTGACGAAAATCGCCAGCAGTTCCATGTCATTGCAGCAACATGTCATTCTGGCCGGTTTCGGCAGGACGGGGCAGAATATCGCTACCCTGCTTGAGGAAGAACAGATTCCCTACCGGGCGCTGGATATGGATCTGGAACGGGTGAGAAAAGCGGAAACGGCTGGCGCCAATGTTTCCTATGCCGATGCCACCCGTCGGGAAAGCCTGGTTGCAGCGGGCATTCACCGGGCGTCTTCTCTTATCATCACGTTTGCCAGTGTCAATGCGGCATTGAGAGTCCTTCACTATGCCAAGGAACTGGCTCCGAGTCTGCCGGTGATCGTTCGAAGTTATGACGATTCCGATTTCGACCGTCTGAAGGCGGCAGGAGCCGATGAGGTCGTTCCGGAAGTGATCGAAAGCAGTCTTGTTCTGACTTCGTATGCGTTCATGTCGTATGGCGTTCCCATGAAGCGGATCATCAAACGTGTTCGGGCCGCGAGAGCATCCCGTTATGCCAAGCTGAGAGAATATTTTCATGGCGAAACGGACGAAATTCCGGTCGATACCGATTCATACTGGCGTCTGCATGCTCTCCGTCTTCCGGAAGGAGCCGCTGCGGTCGGCAAGACGGTAGGGGAAATGGACTTGCCGTCCAATCATGTCGAAATCACGATGGTTCGGCGCGGAAAGGAAAAAATGACGGTAACGGACGACCTCATCCTGCGTGAAAACGATGTGCTTGTTTTGCGGGGAACTTCCGAAGGAATCGGTATCGTCGAAGAGCTCTTGCTGAAGTAATGAGCTGGTTTGATTTTATGGCGTGATTTGCCGGTTATATCCGCTTTCCGGGAGAAGGACAGGATCATTTCCCGCAATGGGAAGTGCTACGGGCTTGCTAAAAGGAATGGCTTTTCCGTTGATGTTTTTCGGCATATTTTGAAAACGGATTTTTGTTGTTCTTGTTTGTATGGAACAGGTTTGATCCATACGGCTGTTCCAGCGGATGACGCCGCTGGAACGTGGTTGTGGGACGCAATGTACGGGTGTCACCGCTTTTTCCGCGGTTTTAACATGGCTCCGAGGTATTGTCCCGTAAAACTGGCCGGTTTCCGGGCGATTTCTTCCGGTGTCCCTGTGGCGATAATCTGGCCACCGCCCGCTCCTCCTTCCGGGCCGAGATCGACAATCCAGTCGGCCGTCTTGATGACGTCGAGATTATGTTCGATGACAACGACTGTATTGCCCTGATCGCGTAGTCGGTGAATGACTTTCAGCAGCATGTCGATATCCTGAAAGTGCAGGCCTGTTGTCGGTTCGTCCAGAATATAGAGGGTTCTGCCGGTATCCCGCTTGGACAGTTCCAGTGACAGTTTGACACGTTGCGCTTCTCCTCCGGAGAGGGTGGTCGCGCTCTGGCCAAGCCGGATGTAACCCAGCCCGACGTCCAGCAGGGTTTGCAGGCGTCTGGCAATGGCAGGAACCGGTTTGAAAAATTCATGCGCTTCTTCAACCGTCATGTTCAGCACGTCGGAAATATTTTTGTCCTTGTAGGCGATTTCAAGCGTTTCGCGGTTGTACCGTTTTCCGTGACAGACGTCACAGGGAACGTACATGTCTGGCAGAAAGTGCATTTCGACCTTGATGACGCCATCGCCCTGACACGATTCGCAACGGCCTCCCTTGACATTGAAAGAAAAACGGCCAGCCGTATAACCCCGCTCACGTGCTTGCGGTACGCCGGCAAACAGTTCCCGTATCGGGGTGAACAGTCCGGTATAGGTGGCCGGATTGGATCGCGGGGTACGTCCGATCGGGGCCTGGTTGACGGAAATGACCTTGTCGAAGTGTTCCAGTCCTTCAATGGCGGTATAGGGAGCCGGTTCCGTTTGCGAGCCGTACAGGTGATGGGAAACGGCAGCGTATAAGGTATCGTTGATCAGGGTCGATTTGCCCGATCCGGAGACACCTGTCACGCAGGTCAGCAACCCGATAGGCAATCTGAGGGTGACGTTTTTCAGATTGTTGCCGGAAGCACCTTTGATAACCAGTTGCTTTTCCTTGTCCTGTCTGACCCGTTTCACAGGAACTTCTATGGACAGTGTCCCGTTCAGGTATTTTGCCGTCAGTGAATCTTCCGATTGCAGGATTTTGTCAGGTGAGCCGCTGGCGACGACGTTGCCGCCGTGTACGCCGGCACCGGGACCCATATCGACGATGAAATCGGCGGTTCTGATCGCATCTTCGTCGTGTTCCACCACGATGACGGTATTGCCGATGTCGCGCAGGTGCTTGAGCGTGGCGATCAGCCGGTCGTTGTCGCGCTGGTGCAGTCCGATGGACGGCTCGTCCAGTACATACATCACACCGGTCAGTCCGCTGCCGATCTGGGATGCCAGCCGGATTCGCTGGGATTCTCCGCCGGAAAGCGTTTCCGCACTCCGGTCGAGCGACAGGTAGTCGAGTCCGACATTGTTCAGGAAATGCAGACGGGAAACGATTTCGTGGATGATACGGGTGGCGATTTCTTTCTTCGCCCCGGTCAGGGAAAGCGTTTCGAAATAGGCTAGGGTCTCATCGAGAGGCAGACGGGTGATTTCATGGATGGCTTTTTCTTGGGGGCCTTCGCCGACTTTCACGAATCGTGCCTCGGTACGGAGTCTGGCACCATGACAGGAAGGACAGGCCCGTTCGTTGATCAGTTTGGCGAGATCTTCCCGTACGGCCATGGAATCGGTTTCACGGTAGCGGCGTTCCAGATTGCTCAGGATACCTTCGAACGAATGTTCCTTGACCCACGGACGGCCGTGGCTGTTCAGGTAGGTGAACGGTATTTTTTCCTTTCCGGAACCGTAAAGGACAATGTGCCGGATGTTTTCCGGCAATTCTTCGTAAGGCGTATTGACATCGAAATGGTAATGGTCCGCCAGATTCTGAAGCATCTGGAAATAAAACGGATTTCTCCGGTCCCAGCCTTTGACGGCGCCGGCCGCCAGCGACAGACCGGGAAACAGGACAACCCGTTTGGGATCGAAAAATTCGATGTGACCCAGACCGTCGCATTCCGGACAGGCACCCATCGGGTTGTTGAATGAAAACAGCCTCGGTTCGAGTTCATGGAGAGAATACCCGCAGATGGGACAGGCAAACTGGTTGGAAAAAACCTGTTCTTCTCCCGTGTCCATATTGACTGTCAGTGCCCGGCCTTCGGCGATACGCAAGGCCGTTTCGAAACTTTCCGCCAGCCGCTGCTTGATGTCGGGATTGATTCTGACACGGTCGACGACGACATCAATCGTATGTTTCTCATTTTTTTTCAGAGCAGGCAGTTCATCCACGTCGACAACTGTCGCCGGTCCGGTGCCGCTTTTGACGCGGAAACGGATGAATCCCTGTGCCTGCATCTGTTCGAAGAGATCGACGTGTTCGCCTTTCCGGTTGACGACAACGGGCGCCAGAATCATCAGACGGGTTCCTTGCGGCATGGCCAGAACCGTATCGACCATTTGCGAGACGGACTGGGCGGTCAGGGGATTTTCGGGATGTTTTGGGCAGTGCGGTGTGCCGACGCGTGCAAAAAGCAGACGCAGATAGTCATATATTTCCGTAACGGTGCCGATGGTCGACCTGGGATTGTGCGAGGTCGCTTTCTGGTCGATGGCGATGGCAGGAGAAAGCCCTTCGATCAGATCCACATCAGGTTTTTCCATAAGCTGCAAAAACTGGCGGGCGTAGGCCGAGAGCGATTCGACATAACGGCGCTGTCCTTCCGCATAAAGGGTGTCGAAAGCAAGCGAGGACTTCCCGGAACCGGAAAGTCCGGTGATGACGATCAGCTTGTTGCGTGGCAAATCGATCTGGATGTTTTTCAGATTGTGTGTGCGTGCACCGCGAATAACGATTTTTTCCTGGTTTTCCGACATGGAGCGTGCTGTTTTGTTAATGAAAAATAAACTGTGAATGCATACAGGTTAATTCAATATCATAACGTATTTGGCAATATTTCACAGAATGCGTGCATAAGCGGATATGACAGGATTGTCATGGTTTGGGGATTTGTTCTTCTGTCCGCTTGCCGGAGTTCGTTTTGTGACGACAGTGTCATATAATGCTGCTTTATTCATGGCGGTATGCCTTAACCCCACTATTTATTCCTATCAGGAGAAAGTCATGGCATCGATCAACAAGGTCATCATCGTCGGCAATCTCGGCCGCGATCCGGAAAACCGATATCTGCCGAGCGGCGAACAGGTTACCAGTATTGCGGTAGCCACGACTGATCGCTGGCGTGACAAGGCTACTGGCGAGCAGAAGGAAGCGACCGAATGGCACCGGATTTCCTTTTTCGGCAAACTGGCTGAAATTGCCGGACAGTATCTGAAAAAAGGGTCGCAGGTTTATATTGAAGGACGTCTGAGGACACGCAAGTATACGGACAAGGAAGGGATCGACCGGTATGCGACCGAAATTATCGCCGATACCATGCAGATGC carries:
- a CDS encoding monovalent cation:proton antiporter family protein, giving the protein MQSSLEFVLLMLGTAVIGVVVFRYLQLPSILGYLAVGVVIGPHSTGLVSDAQSLEGLAEFGVVFLMFTVGLEFSLSQLLAMRRIVFGLGLAQVSTSIIGSIIITLVIVFILPQLGASWQGALAMGGAWAMSSTAIVSKMLAERMELETDYGRRVIGILLFQDLAVVLLLIIVPTLAKGTGDILLIIGMALGKTALVLVLLLFFGKKLMSKWLGIVAGRRSQELFMLNLLLMTLGAAWITEQAGLSMELGAFIAGMLISETRYKNEVDVDIKSFRDVLLGLFFITIGMMLDMNVVLHYWWLVLLIIVSAFFYKFALAAWLTRLFGASRGVSIKTGLALAQAGEFSFVLVNQISGLNMVEPWILQVTMASMVLSMLAAPFIILNADKIVMRFSANEWIQQSLELTKIASSSMSLQQHVILAGFGRTGQNIATLLEEEQIPYRALDMDLERVRKAETAGANVSYADATRRESLVAAGIHRASSLIITFASVNAALRVLHYAKELAPSLPVIVRSYDDSDFDRLKAAGADEVVPEVIESSLVLTSYAFMSYGVPMKRIIKRVRAARASRYAKLREYFHGETDEIPVDTDSYWRLHALRLPEGAAAVGKTVGEMDLPSNHVEITMVRRGKEKMTVTDDLILRENDVLVLRGTSEGIGIVEELLLK
- the ssb gene encoding single-stranded DNA-binding protein, which produces MASINKVIIVGNLGRDPENRYLPSGEQVTSIAVATTDRWRDKATGEQKEATEWHRISFFGKLAEIAGQYLKKGSQVYIEGRLRTRKYTDKEGIDRYATEIIADTMQMLGSRQGAGDPSDDRGSYQPPSRPAQGGGQRQQGSRPPSLSPDLDDDIPF
- the uvrA gene encoding excinuclease ABC subunit UvrA, with the protein product MSENQEKIVIRGARTHNLKNIQIDLPRNKLIVITGLSGSGKSSLAFDTLYAEGQRRYVESLSAYARQFLQLMEKPDVDLIEGLSPAIAIDQKATSHNPRSTIGTVTEIYDYLRLLFARVGTPHCPKHPENPLTAQSVSQMVDTVLAMPQGTRLMILAPVVVNRKGEHVDLFEQMQAQGFIRFRVKSGTGPATVVDVDELPALKKNEKHTIDVVVDRVRINPDIKQRLAESFETALRIAEGRALTVNMDTGEEQVFSNQFACPICGYSLHELEPRLFSFNNPMGACPECDGLGHIEFFDPKRVVLFPGLSLAAGAVKGWDRRNPFYFQMLQNLADHYHFDVNTPYEELPENIRHIVLYGSGKEKIPFTYLNSHGRPWVKEHSFEGILSNLERRYRETDSMAVREDLAKLINERACPSCHGARLRTEARFVKVGEGPQEKAIHEITRLPLDETLAYFETLSLTGAKKEIATRIIHEIVSRLHFLNNVGLDYLSLDRSAETLSGGESQRIRLASQIGSGLTGVMYVLDEPSIGLHQRDNDRLIATLKHLRDIGNTVIVVEHDEDAIRTADFIVDMGPGAGVHGGNVVASGSPDKILQSEDSLTAKYLNGTLSIEVPVKRVRQDKEKQLVIKGASGNNLKNVTLRLPIGLLTCVTGVSGSGKSTLINDTLYAAVSHHLYGSQTEPAPYTAIEGLEHFDKVISVNQAPIGRTPRSNPATYTGLFTPIRELFAGVPQARERGYTAGRFSFNVKGGRCESCQGDGVIKVEMHFLPDMYVPCDVCHGKRYNRETLEIAYKDKNISDVLNMTVEEAHEFFKPVPAIARRLQTLLDVGLGYIRLGQSATTLSGGEAQRVKLSLELSKRDTGRTLYILDEPTTGLHFQDIDMLLKVIHRLRDQGNTVVVIEHNLDVIKTADWIVDLGPEGGAGGGQIIATGTPEEIARKPASFTGQYLGAMLKPRKKR